In one Novosphingopyxis iocasae genomic region, the following are encoded:
- a CDS encoding prolyl hydroxylase family protein, with translation MNVQSTAGAAQARRKKKLDPAANPAKLKKIGQVATRKLNANPYVQHVDVEGAQVYVYQNFLPDADCDLLIARIDAEAVPSTLYEGTKQENFRTSYSCHLNGRDADVSRIETRIAEVLGLSNDFSETMQGQRYHIGQEFKPHHDFFHVGEGYWQQERHQGGQRSWTAMIFLNDVPDGGETEFPQLGIGVTPRKGMMLMWNNMRPDGTPNMKTLHAGTPPRLGTKYIITKWFRQNNWLKLAYANAEGQ, from the coding sequence ATGAACGTACAAAGTACCGCGGGGGCCGCGCAGGCACGCCGCAAGAAGAAACTCGATCCGGCGGCGAACCCCGCCAAGCTGAAGAAGATCGGCCAGGTCGCCACGCGCAAGCTGAACGCCAACCCCTATGTCCAGCATGTCGATGTGGAGGGTGCGCAGGTCTATGTTTATCAGAATTTCCTGCCCGATGCGGACTGCGATCTGCTGATCGCGCGGATCGATGCCGAAGCGGTGCCGAGCACGCTTTACGAAGGCACCAAGCAGGAGAATTTCCGCACCAGCTACAGCTGCCACCTCAATGGCCGTGATGCGGACGTTTCGCGGATCGAGACGCGCATTGCCGAGGTGCTGGGCCTATCCAACGATTTTTCGGAAACGATGCAGGGCCAGCGTTATCATATCGGCCAGGAGTTCAAGCCGCATCATGATTTCTTCCATGTGGGCGAAGGCTATTGGCAGCAGGAGCGCCATCAGGGCGGGCAGCGCAGCTGGACCGCGATGATCTTCCTGAATGATGTACCCGACGGCGGAGAGACCGAATTTCCGCAGCTCGGCATCGGCGTGACGCCGCGCAAAGGCATGATGCTGATGTGGAACAATATGCGGCCCGACGGCACGCCCAACATGAAGACACTGCACGCCGGCACGCCGCCGCGGCTCGGCACGAAATATATCATCACCAAATGGTTTCGGCAGAACAACTGGCTGAAGCTGGCCTATGCCAATGCGGAGGGGCAGTAA
- a CDS encoding DUF3833 family protein — MKKPILAALMPLALTACLGQVREPSLAAPAPPFDALAFFEGHSEGVGTLDKIVGKTEQTRVSSDGTRLDDGSLRLVQHIEEGDKPERKRTWVIHETAPGRYAGTLTDADGPVTGSSEGNRLHLAYTMKGGLGVDQWLYLEPGGKVALNRMKVSKLGITVAKLDETIRKE; from the coding sequence ATGAAAAAGCCGATCCTTGCCGCGCTGATGCCGCTGGCGCTCACCGCCTGCCTGGGGCAGGTCCGCGAACCAAGTCTCGCCGCACCCGCGCCGCCCTTCGACGCGCTGGCCTTTTTCGAGGGGCATAGCGAAGGCGTCGGTACGCTCGACAAAATCGTCGGCAAGACCGAACAGACCCGCGTGTCGAGCGACGGCACGCGTCTGGACGACGGCAGCCTGCGCCTCGTCCAGCATATCGAGGAAGGCGACAAGCCGGAGCGCAAACGCACCTGGGTGATTCATGAGACCGCACCGGGCCGCTATGCCGGCACGCTGACCGATGCCGACGGCCCCGTCACCGGCTCCAGCGAAGGCAACCGCCTGCACCTCGCCTACACCATGAAAGGCGGCCTTGGTGTCGACCAGTGGCTGTACCTGGAGCCCGGCGGCAAGGTGGCGCTCAACCGCATGAAAGTGAGCAAGCTCGGCATCACCGTCGCCAAGCTGGACGAGACGATCCGCAAGGAGTGA